DNA sequence from the Mangifera indica cultivar Alphonso chromosome 18, CATAS_Mindica_2.1, whole genome shotgun sequence genome:
GTGAGCAACTGTGCCTGGTGGCTTAGAATTATCCTGCACTTGGAACACGGCGTTATGCCTATGTGGATCAAATGGCTCATCTGTAGGATCATATTTCTCTAATCCAAACTTTTTGAATACCTGAAGAAAGAGATGTCTGAGAACCTTAGTAAAAAGAATATTGGCTTCTAACAAGCTCTTCTATATATACTTTGGTACACAgatacaaaatcaaatatatctgAAAAGAAATATAGCAATAAGGAAATCTTACCTCTCCCAACTGTTTCTCAGTCATTTCAACACCTTCGAGAAGTGATTTTAGAAGTTGTGCTGATCCAGTAGCATCATTAGAAACATCAATCTTTGAGAAACTTTCTTTGACAACTGAAGAAGCTCTTCCCAAATTGTCTGCAACATCCAGTAGACTCTTTGCAAAGTTCTGCaaaatattttcaagtaaaaatcaattaaaactccaagtacaaaagaaaaaaaatatcaacgGTTACAACATAAAAGGAGGCAATATTAcaacacaacaacaaaaaaacctGAATGGcaaattttttagaattctCCGCTTCACGTCTTGTTCTCTCCTTGATATTCTCCATTTCTGCAAACGTACGAAGAACTTTATCTTGCATATTCTCCATCTCTTTGTGCTTTGCCTTCAAAAGTTCCTCTCTCTCCTTCAAAAGTTTGACCAAATCCTCCCTTGATAAATCACTCTCACTCTCTGAATCTGAATCAGAAAATGCAGTTCTTTTAGTACCTCTGCTCCTTCTTTTGATAGATTGGGACATGGTAGATTGGGGTTCAGAATCTTGACCTGATTCTTTTGTTTGATCATTAACTTCTGTTCTTCCAGTATCCTCTACATTATCAGAAGCTTTAGCATCTCCAGACTCAACACCATTATTTTCTGCAGCACTCCCTTGCTCCTTTTCTTTAGATTCAGGCGATGCAGATGAGAACCAAAAACGATGAGATGGGGATGAACTGAGTGCTGAGTGATGAAAAAGAGACGCCTGACTTGCAACAAACTGGCAAAAACATATGCATGAATGACTTGCAAAATTACAACTTAAAGATAATCCAATAGGAACAGGAATAATTGACCCTTAACAAAACAatcaataatgaaattaatcatttaataaagaaaaaaaagaagcactTCTAACCATAgaacaaaactgaaaaatcCAGTGAGAAAATCTAACCAGGTTTATTGAAAAGGAAGTCAGTCCAATCAATGATCTTACCTAATAGTTCATCATATTGATTTCGCTATGGTCCAAATCGTTAATAGCACAGAAAAACCAAAGCAGAAAGGCTCAAACTTGACAAAATTCAGGCACTTTTTAAGCTCTCAAATTCATACTGAACACCCAAAGACAGAAAAAAAATGCTTCCTATAAAACTACAGAACCCCTGACCCTCATTAAACCCTGCTTCAAATCacccaaaaagataaaaaaattcaaaccaaaatggTCTAAAGCATTTTCAACCATTCAGTACAAACACAAATCATAGATTTCaagtcttaataatttttaaaaatctaaactttaaTCAACAAAAGActaataaactcaatttttaaaaaaccacAAGATAAAGtataattcataataaaaaagtcaaacagattactaaaaaaatgcaataaattttcttaaaccCTAATAAAACCCCAGTGAAAattgaacaagaaaaataaaaaatttacttcgTTACCTTGTTAGGAGGATCATAAACAACAGAGTTTAACAGATTGGAGATGATTGGCGATTGTTGGTCCttggaagaagagagaagaagcaAAGACCGCTGGCCCACACTCCGAGAGACGCGTGACAAAACCCTAGACGCCAACAtcggagaagaagaagaggagaatGGTCTGAAGGGATaaaattggaataaaaatattgttaggGTTTTAGAAAATAAGCCGGGATTTGGAGCGAACGAGAAGAAAGGCGAAGGAAAAAGAGCTTGGCCTGAAGAAATAGAAAGTATTTTGTTTTACCATTTTAGGGtcatgttttaataaaaatgaccCTTTGGACAGTTGACTGAGTAGAGATTTTAATGATTTGTGAAGGGTATTATGGTAAAACCGAATGTTGCACGTAGGTTTTGTTTGGAGGAGTCTAGGGCCTTTTGGGGTTTTAGGGGTCTTGGAAGTTGCTTCTTTGGGGCGCTTGACCATACACGTCTGCTTTCAAAGTTGTTAGAGCAAACGACGTCGTATGGCATGAACAATCATTTTTGGCATCTCAATCTTATATTAATACAGGGTGGATTTGAATTGATCCGAACAAAGACCATGTCCTCCATTTTCTTACTTTAAACTCCATTAGTCTATCAATTTTCTTTAGTGTAATTCTTGAAGGGTGAAAACTTCTCGTTTCGAAAAAGTTCAAGTGGAAAATCGTcctttaaccaaaatttaattCGCATAGTTAAACCAAATGTCAATTCAGTGAAATAGATAATTCAATCCAATCAGAAGTCGAACCAATTCAttgtacaaataaatattaaaaaaattttatataataagtttGATGGTaaatattcatcaaaacatttGTATCGTGattattcaaactataataataGATCTTACAAAAGTAAAATGAATAAGATAATTCAAAActcttataattatcaataaatactaaatttgtgtaaaatatatattttcaatagtCATGTACTGCAAGCCAACATTTCAAAAAACTCTTCAGCAGATTTTTGTTTTTCGATCATCCAAGCTTCCTTTGTTCGCCTAATGAATTTTTCAGCTTCAGCATCAACTCCCTGCAATTGCAATGACACACTTTGAGTCGATTCAACTGAAAAAACAACCTTGTCACCTTCGTCTTCAAGTTTGCATGCGATGTGAGAATAATATCTATGGCAATGATCtattgatgaagaagatgattgtGTATAATGCTTGTCCATGCACAATTCTTGCGACTGTGAAAAACCCTTTTGCATAACATGTTTTCGGAGGCAATAAAGATTTTTCAAGgctttaaatttgataaattgggAAACTTGTAGACGTTGAAGCTTGTTTTTCAGGTGCTTCaatgccattctagggtttaaAAGCTTCTTCTCCATGGGAAGAAGAAAGAGGTCGCCAATggggtttgaattttttcttgcCAAATTAAAGAGCaagttagggttagggtttaggttaTCGGGGATGCCATGGATGTTGCTCAtaacatgtatatataaacttacatataagataacataatattatCCGAATATTCTTAGGaaatatggaaaatataaattttattatttgacagATTATGCCAAAAATTTAACTCATGAAAAAAATCTGtcaatatcttatttttatttattttgtccaTATCAATATGAATTTCAATGATCATACATTTCCATTATTggttttaatattgttatttaggTAAATACTTGAGCCGAGAAGTTCAATATTGTCGAACTCGAGTTTAGGTATTTGACTCACCAAGATCGTGAGTTTGgaaaaatttaattcgaatcggttaaaatagtattattttaattaatatgcatCAAAACAGTGtcttttcaattgattttggaTTAGTTAAGTATTGTAGTTGAATTTAAACTCGACTCTCTTCAAgtcaaattgagttcaaactagTTTAAGAAGAGTTTATTAAATAGTTCAGTTCGAATCCACccatattgttaattttaaatacatgaTCAGTACTAGTGTATGCGTGTAACCATGATCAGGTTAATCATATCATAGATCTATAAATGACTTCCATCAATTTCAAGTCTCTTGTATTCATAGAGataaattcgaatcgagtcaAACCAAATCTAAATAAGGATCAACTCAAGCTTGACTCGAATCTAGATCGTCCAATTCGAGTTGCTGAACATAGTAACATTAGTCAAATAAACAGTAGTATCAAAAAGGTAAATAATGACATTGAAGAAATCAACAATAACATTGAAAaggtaaattattaataaaatttcaaacttgagTAGAGTTGGAGCTCCACCTGGAGTTCGGATTGTTCGAACCGAGTAGTAGTAAGAAAATATGTACTGAGTCTTTTGATAAGGCAAGTAAATAAACTTGGTTAAGAAGAAAAGGAGGAGGAGAggcaataagaaaaaaaaagaaacaaagaaagtaATTACCTTTTATACATTTGATTATAATGTAAAGTCCCACTGAGGCAAGTAATTGAGGACAGTAGAAGGAATATTTTTCCATCTCCAAATCTTTGATTTCCAGGTTTGTAGTATATTCATTTCAGAGATATCCAAATTCCCATTTAGATTCTTGGACAACCATAATGGATTGATTGATTTGCCATTATAATCAAAAGAGATTGAGCATATTTGAGTCAATACGAACAAGATAAACCAGAGTAACGATGGttatcttttcaataataatatttacttaaCAAGGTTTATCTAGTTGGAAACCTTTTGATaacattatatatgaattttaataagtttaaattaagtattATAGATTCGGGTTAAGTTTAAATAAGTATTCGAATCAGAGtaatacattttataatacgaattattt
Encoded proteins:
- the LOC123202035 gene encoding grpE protein homolog 2, mitochondrial-like isoform X3, which translates into the protein MLASRVLSRVSRSVGQRSLLLLSSSKDQQSPIISNLLNSVVYDPPNKFVASQASLFHHSALSSSPSHRFWFSSASPESKEKEQGSAAENNGVESGDAKASDNVEDTGRTEVNDQTKESDSESESDLSREDLVKLLKEREELLKAKHKEMENMQDKVLRTFAEMENIKERTRREAENSKKFAIQNFAKSLLDVADNLGRASSVVKESFSKIDVSNDATGSAQLLKSLLEGVEMTEKQLGEVFKKFGLEKYDPTDEPFDPHRHNAVFQVQDNSKPPGTVAHVLKSGYTLYERVIRPAEVGVTQAVEGDAANNNEA
- the LOC123202035 gene encoding grpE protein homolog 2, mitochondrial-like isoform X1 translates to MLASRVLSRVSRSVGQRSLLLLSSSKDQQSPIISNLLNSVVYDPPNKFVASQASLFHHSALSSSPSHRFWFSSASPESKEKEQGSAAENNGVESGDAKASDNVEDTGRTEVNDQTKESGQDSEPQSTMSQSIKRRSRGTKRTAFSDSDSESESDLSREDLVKLLKEREELLKAKHKEMENMQDKVLRTFAEMENIKERTRREAENSKKFAIQNFAKSLLDVADNLGRASSVVKESFSKIDVSNDATGSAQLLKSLLEGVEMTEKQLGEVFKKFGLEKYDPTDEPFDPHRHNAVFQVQDNSKPPGTVAHVLKSGYTLYERVIRPAEVGVTQAVEGDAANNNEA
- the LOC123202035 gene encoding grpE protein homolog 2, mitochondrial-like isoform X2, with amino-acid sequence MLASRVLSRVSRSVGQRSLLLLSSSKDQQSPIISNLLNSVVYDPPNKFVASQASLFHHSALSSSPSHRFWFSSASPESKEKEQGSAAENNGVESGDAKASDNVEDTGRTEVNDQTKESGQDSEPQSTMSQSIKRRSRGTKRTAFSDSDSESESDLSREDLVKLLKEREELLKAKHKEMENMQDKVLRTFAEMENIKERTRREAENSKKFAIQNFAKSLLDVADNLGRASSVVKESFSKIDVSNDATGSAQLLKSLLEGVEMTEKQLGEVFKKFGLEKYDPTDEPFDPHRHNAVFQVPDNSKPPGTVAHVLKSGDTLYERVIWPAEVGVTQAVEGDAANNNEA